Below is a genomic region from Ketogulonicigenium vulgare WSH-001.
TCGGGATCGCGACGGTGTTCAGCTTTATCTTTGGCACGCTTTTGGGGGTGGTGGCCGCATGGCGGCGCGGGTCAAAATTCGATAGCTTCGTCTCGCTGCTGTCGATCTTTGCGACCTCGATCCCGGCGGTGGTGGTGGCGCTGCTGGTGCTGTTTCTGTTCGGCTACACGCTGCGCTGGTTCCCCAATGGCTATGCTGCCGATCCGATGATCGACCCCGCGTTCAGCTGGGTTTATATCAAATCCGTCCTCTATCACGGCACGCTGCCGATGCTGACGCTGGTCTTTGTGCTGACCGGCGGCTTTGTTGTGACCATGCGCAACAATATGATCAACCTTTTGGGCGAGGATTACATCGTCATGGGCCGCGCCAAGGGTCTGGCCGAGCGTGACGTGATGCTGTGGTACGCCGCCCGCAACGCGCTGCTGCCCACGGTGTCGAACCTTGCCATCGCGCTGGGAACGGTCCTCAGCGGATCTTTGGTGGTCGAGGTGGTGTTCAACTATCCCGGCCTTGGCAACACCCTTTATCAGGCGATTTTGGCGCGCGATTACCCCGTT
It encodes:
- a CDS encoding ABC transporter permease; amino-acid sequence: MGFLLRRLVFYFAAFLVAATINFFLPRLMPGDPIEIMFSSAGSTLTLDNLNALRLTFGFIDAPLWQQYLTYLKSVFTGDLGLSIRYFPLPVTDLLGRALIWTLTLVGIATVFSFIFGTLLGVVAAWRRGSKFDSFVSLLSIFATSIPAVVVALLVLFLFGYTLRWFPNGYAADPMIDPAFSWVYIKSVLYHGTLPMLTLVFVLTGGFVVTMRNNMINLLGEDYIVMGRAKGLAERDVMLWYAARNALLPTVSNLAIALGTVLSGSLVVEVVFNYPGLGNTLYQAILARDYPVIQGQLLIMTGAMLVANFLVDLSYVLLDPRLKKG